A single genomic interval of Desulfobacterales bacterium harbors:
- the dnaG gene encoding DNA primase, with protein MTVAIPEDKISEIKNAADIVEIVSETVILRKTGKDFQGLCPFHTEKTPSFTVSPAKQIFYCFGCGAGGNVFNFLMKKEGLTFPEALSKLARRCGIELPSAQLSPTQKQRLNEREKLLTVNAMAMAFFNTNLKTAIGSSARVYLTKRGINEQTINQYKIGFAPEGWDHLARFLKSKTVPLQLGEKSGLLRAKQQQGRYYDNFRNRIIFPIFDMENRVIGFGGRVMDKALPKYLNSPETPVYNKRRSLYGMQAARSESRARECVFVVEGYFDLLALHQNGIQNSVATLGTALTPEHIQILKGFIGSTGHIILVFDSDDAGIKAAERSVEVFSKGFVDARIIVLPTGHDPDSFIMEKGRGAFLEKASHSLSIIPFLIESAIKRHGLSTEGKVRIVSNLKDALAAIEDGLTRSLHIRDLAERLGVDETAVREKITAAITEHTGRRTQNASPVDSKRAINTDAGGLNISGRNRIERNIIAMMLQFPDIIAEIRKRKLLDLFENTQLRHLGEIILDQITSSGEDKNVADIISAIGDDAHRNAAASLAIGNAPWDDVGCQKLMDQFETSCGRYDKNLIQRIRSAESAGDYELVTQLQRQLLEGKQPLNGRTH; from the coding sequence TTGACCGTTGCAATCCCTGAGGATAAAATCTCTGAAATCAAGAACGCGGCTGATATTGTTGAAATCGTATCGGAAACGGTTATTTTAAGGAAAACCGGGAAAGATTTCCAAGGGCTGTGCCCTTTTCACACGGAGAAAACCCCGTCTTTTACCGTAAGCCCGGCAAAACAGATATTTTATTGCTTCGGCTGTGGCGCAGGCGGCAACGTTTTTAATTTTTTAATGAAGAAGGAAGGGCTGACATTCCCTGAAGCACTGAGTAAGCTTGCCAGACGGTGCGGCATTGAATTGCCTTCGGCTCAATTATCACCGACCCAAAAGCAACGGTTAAACGAACGCGAAAAACTATTGACCGTGAACGCAATGGCGATGGCGTTTTTTAATACGAATCTAAAAACAGCCATCGGGTCATCAGCAAGGGTGTATTTGACAAAAAGAGGGATTAACGAACAGACAATTAATCAATATAAAATCGGTTTTGCCCCGGAGGGATGGGACCATCTTGCACGTTTTTTAAAATCAAAAACCGTGCCGCTTCAATTGGGAGAAAAATCCGGATTGTTGCGCGCCAAACAACAGCAGGGTCGCTATTACGATAATTTTAGAAACCGGATAATTTTCCCGATTTTTGACATGGAAAACCGTGTCATCGGATTCGGGGGAAGAGTGATGGACAAGGCGCTGCCCAAATATCTGAACTCTCCTGAAACCCCGGTTTATAACAAACGTCGCTCCTTATACGGAATGCAGGCCGCTAGATCAGAGAGTCGCGCGCGGGAATGTGTGTTTGTGGTTGAAGGGTATTTTGATTTGCTGGCGCTTCATCAAAACGGCATTCAAAATTCCGTTGCCACGTTAGGCACCGCCTTGACGCCCGAGCATATTCAGATTCTGAAAGGATTTATTGGGAGTACCGGTCATATTATCCTGGTATTTGATTCCGATGATGCGGGAATTAAAGCCGCTGAAAGGAGCGTTGAGGTTTTCTCGAAAGGATTTGTTGATGCCAGGATTATTGTCTTGCCGACGGGGCATGATCCGGATTCTTTTATAATGGAAAAGGGACGAGGCGCCTTTCTTGAAAAAGCGTCCCATTCTCTTTCGATTATCCCGTTTTTAATCGAATCCGCCATTAAACGGCATGGGCTTTCAACCGAGGGGAAGGTGCGTATTGTCTCCAACTTGAAAGATGCGCTTGCGGCCATTGAAGATGGGTTGACCCGATCGCTCCATATTCGTGATTTGGCGGAACGGCTTGGTGTGGATGAGACGGCCGTCAGGGAAAAGATAACCGCCGCTATCACTGAACATACGGGCAGGAGAACGCAAAACGCATCGCCGGTCGATAGCAAAAGGGCCATTAACACGGATGCAGGCGGATTGAATATATCGGGTCGTAACCGGATAGAACGCAACATCATTGCGATGATGTTGCAGTTTCCCGACATTATCGCAGAAATTCGGAAAAGAAAATTGCTTGATTTATTTGAAAATACTCAATTAAGGCATCTCGGTGAAATCATACTGGATCAAATAACATCCAGTGGTGAAGATAAAAACGTAGCCGATATCATATCGGCTATTGGCGATGACGCGCATAGAAATGCCGCTGCATCTTTGGCGATCGGCAATGCCCCGTGGGATGATGTCGGTTGCCAAAAACTGATGGACCAGTTTGAAACAAGCTGCGGCAGATACGATAAAAACCTGATACAAAGAATCCGATCTGCTGAAAGCGCGGGAGATTATGAGTTGGTGACGCAATTACAACGGCAATTGCTCGAGGGAAAACAACCCTTGAATGGTCGAACACATTAA